The genomic window CATACCGCAAGCACAATATACACTACGTCTACATGAGGTTAAGGGACGTTTTCTGTCCTTTTCGCTATGTTGGTTGATTTCTACAACCTGAATGATAGCCGAGCGCTTTTACTTTATGTTCCTACCATCAGGCGAAAGAGCTGCTTTAGTATTTGGTAGCTGACGACTAAATCTGTTGTCATGCCATAAATGTATGTACAGCTGCAAATGCTGAAGCACATAGATCGACTTAAGAATATATGACTGTAGCAATGCGACAAACGTTAGTAATTATCAGTATGAAGAAATAGACCAGATGGTAATTGACACAAAGTCTGCATCGAAGGCGACAATCTAAAGTGTGAAGATCGCTTAAGCCTCGTAGAGCCAAGCCTGAGAAGAGAGCTTGTACTGGTTGATACCCTCACTACGCGTAGACATTAGCTACAAGATACGCCCGACGTGAGATTTTTATACTCACGGGAACCAGAGGGCAATCTCCTTCTGACCGTTCTCAACAGAGTCGGAACCGTGGCAGACGTTCTGTGAATGAAATCAGTTATGGCGACACCAACGATGGAAGCACGTACCATGCCAACCTGGAGAGCATAGTCGCCCCTGATGGTGCCTACAAATCAAAGCAATTAGCTTATACAAAAGTTACGGATTCATGAGTATCCTTACCAGGGGCAGAGGCAAGAGGGTTGGTAGCACCGAGCATGACTCGGCCAGTCTTGACAGCGTCAAGACCCTCCCAGACCATGCAGACAACAGGGCCGGACATCACTGAGGAACATTAGTACTAACGCAAAGAGACCATGCAACTCCACTCACTGTACTC from Cryptococcus gattii WM276 chromosome E, complete sequence includes these protein-coding regions:
- a CDS encoding Nucleoside-diphosphate kinase, putative (Similar to TIGR gene model, INSD accession AAW43656.1): MSTTEQTYIMIKPDGVQRGLVGEIIARFEKRGFKLVALKLHTPTKEHLEKHYSDLSDKPFFPRLVEYMMSGPVVCMVWEGLDAVKTGRVMLGATNPLASAPGTIRGDYALQVGMNVCHGSDSVENGQKEIALWFPEGINQYKLSSQAWLYEA